From the genome of Miscanthus floridulus cultivar M001 chromosome 10, ASM1932011v1, whole genome shotgun sequence, one region includes:
- the LOC136488954 gene encoding uncharacterized protein has product MEEETMEVPMEEPMDEEAEEEPMFEEPLEIEDSNEEPMEEDEQVLQQGGQDGAGDPDAGDDPDNSNSNGGDDGGDDGGDDGDDGDNGGDDGDGGGDWRRW; this is encoded by the coding sequence ATGGAGGAGGAGACCatggaggtgcccatggaggAACCCATGGAtgaggaggctgaagaggagcCCATGTTCGAGGAGCCCCTAGAGATAGAGGACTCTAATGAGGAGCCCATGGAGGAGGATGAACAGGTGCTGCAGCAGGGGGGTCAAGATggagctggtgaccccgatgCTGGAGATGATCCTGATAACTCTAACTCTAATGGtggagatgatggtggtgatgatggtggtgatgatggagatgatggtgataatggaggtgatgatggtgatggtggtggagacTGGAGGAGATGGTGA